Genomic DNA from Bacteroidota bacterium:
GAAACATCCTCAAATCAATTTAAAATTCAGATTCAATACGTCGTTAATATGTATAAGCTAGTTTCGCTTATAGACACAGGTAGGTTTAACGAAGCAAAAGCATTTATAGATGGGAAAAAAGAAGCTTTATACAATAAAATTGACATGTTGATTCCTGCCAGAAAAGCAAAACTCTTATTAAATATTGCACTGGTTTATCTGGGAACCAAAGAATTTACTAAAGCTCATAAGGTTATTAGTCAAATTATGATGAATGGGAAAAATATCTTCTCACTCCCTTTATTTAGGACCATTAGACTTGTTAATCTAATGATCCTTTATGAATTGAAGGAATTCGACTATATTGAATCTGAGGTTAGATCTTTTAAGCATGAAATTCAAAACAAAGAAAGAATTTATCAGATTGAAACTCTAATGTTAAAATTTATTAACAAACCAATTGATGGAATGTCCCAAAAAGACAGACTTCAACTTTGGGCAAAGATTAGCCCGGAACTTTCGGACATTCAAAATAATAAATACGAGCGGCAACTACTTCGGATATTTGATTTTACTGTATGGGTTGAATCAAAAATAAGAAATATCCCTCTTGATAAATTATTAATGGATAAAATTTAAGATGATTATCCGCAATTGTACCCGTATTTGCCCTACCAGGTATCTTCAACCGCAGCAATCATGAACCTTTCAAATAGATGTTTTTCAAAATATCTGCGATTGGTTTTATAACAAAATTCATTTTTAGGTAAACTAATTTCAGGGAGTGATCAATTCACATCAAAAAAGGGATACATATGCTTATATCCCCTTTTTAATCAAAAATAAGAAATCTATAGACTTTTCCTCTTACCATTTGGGATTTTGAACTAGATTTTTGTTGAGGTCGACTTCTCCCTGTGGATATCCCCAGACATAATCGCGGGCAGGGTTAAATATGCGGGTTTCAACCAATACATTTTTCCCAAAGTCGGCACGTTTATTGTCAAAATTGTTGAAAATTCCGTGTAAATCACCTGGCATAACATTTTCCGCAATCTTCCAGCGGCGTATGTCGAAGAGGCGCTGTTCTTCTATAGCAAATTCTATGCGGCGCTCTCTGCGGACAATGCTGCGCAGCTCGGTCTGAGATTTACCTGAAGAAATAGGCGGCTGGTTGACGCTGGCACGCTGGCGTACCTGGTTTATTGCATTATAAACCGAGGCATCAATGTCGTTGGCTTCAATTTTGGCCTCAGCATAGGTGAGCAGGACCTCGGCATAACGAAGGACGATAATATCGTTGGTTGAATTGCCATCCCACGATCCATCTATGACAGCTGGAGTGTATTTTTTGTAGTAATAAGCAGTATAGGATGCATTATTTTGTCCCAGGCGATAAGGAGAAGTAGGATTGGTTACATCAATGGTAATTCCGTTTACTACACTTCCGGGTACTACAATGGTCATTTTCAGCCGGGGATCCCGGTTGTCATAAGGATGTTGCGGATTATAAAGAGGAGATTGATCAATGGTCTTTCCATCCGTACATTCATAAGCATCAACAAGTGCCTGGGTAGGAACCACCTGGGACCATCCCCCAACGTATGGACCCCCAACCCAGGTTGCAAGCGAACTTTTGGATGTGGGAACATATTGCCCTGCCAGAATAATTTCCTTGCTGCTTTCATTTGTCCCATCAAATAAGCTGGAATAATTGGGATCAATACTGTATACCCCT
This window encodes:
- a CDS encoding RagB/SusD family nutrient uptake outer membrane protein, which encodes MKIKYLKYLLFAMGILITSCKEDYLDTVKEDSYTSQNYWQTTDQAKMYVTSCYNYIRDEWWKTFLTCATDDSYSWSDWPSDIRLLGNGTATASSGTINHFWSYYYQAIATANIVHDNIGSVPNMDETLRKRLDGEARFFRDYAYQQLIGLYGDVPLIDHLQKISEFKAAKTPKADVVKFIVNDIDAYSANLPLSYADASDQGRVTRGAALALKARVLLYDGQWVEAAKAAKAVMDLGVYSIDPNYSSLFDGTNESSKEIILAGQYVPTSKSSLATWVGGPYVGGWSQVVPTQALVDAYECTDGKTIDQSPLYNPQHPYDNRDPRLKMTIVVPGSVVNGITIDVTNPTSPYRLGQNNASYTAYYYKKYTPAVIDGSWDGNSTNDIIVLRYAEVLLTYAEAKIEANDIDASVYNAINQVRQRASVNQPPISSGKSQTELRSIVRRERRIEFAIEEQRLFDIRRWKIAENVMPGDLHGIFNNFDNKRADFGKNVLVETRIFNPARDYVWGYPQGEVDLNKNLVQNPKW